A single window of Tiliqua scincoides isolate rTilSci1 chromosome 10, rTilSci1.hap2, whole genome shotgun sequence DNA harbors:
- the LOC136661489 gene encoding kin of IRRE-like protein 1, protein VVMLSVRPQTVAEGGKVSFLCTATSNPELTGDRWAKGDVPIPEANGDSDEAIVNQSFFMEPVSCEGSNAVGSTLVDVHFGARLISQPKPLTVGVGSDASFTCTWAGSPPLTLAWTKKEFRFPSCVSSNGNALHLKAVTQEDAVMYVCKTIVPRIGVAEKALAVNGPPIIGAEPSLQTAVGAKARLECLVGSVPPPDRIAWSWGEWVLDAGSLDRFTVDTIVTDQGVLSALLIDPTHDSDFTLAYNCTAWNRFGARSATVPSGGRSSPKQISLCRSPRAIAAQAGRVRQRVMARSPCYVKPSSYEKAESGYEQLDQASKTLGCYRFSYTSLSQQSDYGRPAHQRMQTHV, encoded by the exons gtcgtcatgctgtcggtgcggccgcaaacggtcgccgagggtggcaaagtgagctttctctgcacggccacctccaacccggagctgacaggcgacag gtgggccaaaggagatgtgcccattccggaggccaacggggacagcgatgaggcgatagtcaatcaatcgtttttcatggagcccgtgtcgtgcgagggctcgaatgccgtcggcagcacactggtggatgtgcatt ttggagcccgccttatctcccagcccaagcccctgactgtaggtgttggttctgatgcctctttcacctgtacctgggcggggagtccacctctcaccctagcctggaccaagaaggagttcaggttcccaagttgt gtgtcgagcaatggaaacgcgctacacctcaaggctgtgacgcaggaagatgccgtCATGTACGTCTGCAAAAccatcgtgccacgcattggagtggctgagaaggcactagctgtgaatg ggccgcccattatcggcgcggaaccaagcctgcagactgcagtgggggccaaggcacggctggagtgtttggtggggagcgtcccaccccccgacaggatt gcctggtcgtggggtgaatgggtgctggatgctggctcgctagatcggttcacggtggacaccatagtgaccgaccaaggggtgctgtctgctttgctgatcgacccaacgcatgacagcgacttcaccttggcctacaactgtaccgcatggaatcgctttggcgcacgttccgctaccgtc ccaagcggggggcgcagctctccaaagcagatatccttgtgcagatcaccacgagcgaTAGCAGCCCAAGCTggccgagtgagacagagggtgatggcaaggagcccatg ctacgtcaagcccagcagctacgagaaggccgagagcgggtatgagcagttggaccaggccagtaagacctTGGGCTGCTAccgcttctcttatacctccctgtcccagcagtccgactatgggcgccctgcccaccaacgcatgcagacccacgtatga